Proteins found in one Desulfuribacillus stibiiarsenatis genomic segment:
- the rpoC gene encoding DNA-directed RNA polymerase subunit beta' yields the protein MLDVNNFESMKIGLASPNKIRSWSFGEVKKPETINYRTLKPEKEGLFCEKIFGPTRDWECHCGKYKRVRYKGVVCDRCGVEVTKAKVRRERMGHIELAAPVSHIWYFKGIPSRMGLVLDMSPRALEEVIYFAAYVVTDAGETTLDKKQLLSEKEYRSYKDKYGDSFKASMGAEAIKKLLQDINIEKESAQLKEELKTAQGQRKNKVTKRLEVLESFKASGNLPDWMILDVLPVIPPELRPMVQLDGGRFATSDLNDLYRRVINRNNRLKRLLDLGAPEIIVQNEKRMLQEAVDALIDNGRRGRPVTGPGNRPLKSLSHMLKGKQGRFRQNLLGKRVDYSGRSVIVVGPNLKMYQCGLPKKMALELFKPFVMKELVAKKIAHNIKSAKRKVERVHPEVWDVLEDVIREHPVLLNRAPTLHRLGIQAFEPVLVEGKAIRLHPLVCTAYNADFDGDQMAVHVPLSSEAQAEARLLMLASNNILNPKDGKPVVTPTQDMVLGCYYLTITKKGDKGEGSIFSNPNEAILAYQVGKTSLHALVAIPAKTLGKTSFNEKQQNAFLVTTVGKIIFDEIFPPEYPFIMEPTASNMTDRIDDRFFIFEKGTNIKEFIEKLDEVPALTKGNLGKIIGECFDRYKTTRTAQILDKLKALAFQYATKAGITIAVSDIIVPDEKHTILAAAEEKVETVVKQFKRGLITDNERYDRIISIWSAAKDELTKALMSTLDRNNSIYMMANSGARGNVSQITQLAGMRGLMANPSGRIIELPIKSNFREGLTVLEYFISTHGARKGLADTALRTADSGYLTRRLVDVAQDVIVRENDCGTERYLEVEEMRDGSEIIQDLHDRMVGRVTFGEVVHPETNEVIVADAEMIDDAKASRILAAGIKKVKIRSIITCKTSHGVCIKCYGRNLATGHNVEIGEAVGIIAAQSIGEPGTQLTMRTFHTGGVAGDDITQGLPRIQELFEARNPKGQAVVSEIEGKVVEIRDIKGKREVEIQNDRENKVYQIPYNSRIKVYKDMEVIPGQELTEGSIDPKELLAVRGIRGVQNYLIREVQRVYRLQGVDIADKHIEVMVRQMLRKVKVLEAGDTSLLPGTYIDISDFEEANKVAFRAGKDPAVARPVLFGITKASLETDSFLSAASFQETTRVLTDAAIKGKIDRLIGLKENVIIGKLIPAGTGMARYRNTNIEVSTPEEPIENGATVVAE from the coding sequence TTGTTGGATGTCAATAACTTTGAAAGTATGAAAATAGGATTAGCATCACCGAACAAGATTCGTTCATGGTCTTTTGGTGAGGTTAAAAAACCTGAAACGATTAACTACAGAACGTTAAAGCCGGAGAAAGAAGGTCTTTTCTGTGAAAAGATCTTCGGTCCTACCCGCGACTGGGAATGTCATTGCGGTAAGTACAAGCGTGTTCGCTATAAAGGCGTTGTTTGTGATCGCTGTGGCGTTGAAGTGACAAAGGCTAAAGTTCGAAGAGAGCGTATGGGGCACATTGAATTAGCAGCACCTGTATCGCACATTTGGTATTTTAAAGGCATCCCTAGTAGAATGGGTCTTGTCCTTGACATGTCACCGAGGGCTTTGGAAGAGGTAATTTATTTCGCAGCTTATGTGGTAACGGATGCAGGGGAGACAACTCTAGATAAGAAGCAACTACTATCTGAGAAAGAATACCGCAGCTATAAAGATAAGTATGGTGATAGCTTCAAAGCATCAATGGGTGCGGAAGCAATTAAGAAGTTACTTCAAGACATTAACATCGAAAAAGAGAGTGCTCAGCTAAAAGAAGAGCTAAAAACGGCACAAGGTCAACGCAAGAACAAAGTTACAAAACGATTAGAAGTGCTGGAATCTTTTAAAGCATCTGGCAATCTACCAGATTGGATGATTCTTGACGTACTTCCAGTCATCCCACCGGAGCTACGCCCAATGGTACAGTTAGATGGTGGACGTTTTGCAACTTCTGACCTGAACGATTTATATCGCCGCGTGATTAACCGTAATAACCGTTTGAAGCGTTTATTAGATTTAGGCGCACCAGAAATCATTGTACAAAATGAAAAACGCATGCTTCAAGAAGCGGTCGATGCATTAATTGACAACGGAAGAAGAGGTCGTCCTGTAACAGGTCCTGGTAACAGACCACTAAAATCTTTAAGCCATATGCTTAAAGGAAAGCAAGGGCGTTTCCGTCAGAACCTATTAGGTAAGCGTGTTGACTATTCTGGTCGTTCCGTTATCGTAGTAGGCCCGAACTTAAAGATGTATCAGTGCGGATTACCGAAGAAGATGGCGCTTGAGCTATTTAAACCTTTTGTTATGAAAGAGTTAGTAGCCAAGAAGATTGCCCATAATATCAAGAGTGCAAAACGTAAGGTTGAGCGTGTACATCCAGAAGTGTGGGATGTTTTAGAAGATGTAATTCGCGAGCATCCAGTACTGTTGAACCGTGCCCCTACATTGCATAGATTAGGAATTCAGGCATTCGAACCTGTACTTGTAGAAGGAAAAGCAATTCGTTTGCATCCTCTGGTATGTACAGCATATAACGCGGACTTTGACGGTGACCAAATGGCCGTCCACGTGCCATTATCATCTGAAGCTCAAGCAGAAGCTCGACTTTTGATGCTTGCATCAAATAACATTCTAAATCCTAAGGATGGGAAACCAGTTGTAACACCTACCCAGGACATGGTATTAGGTTGCTATTACCTAACGATCACGAAAAAGGGTGACAAGGGCGAAGGAAGCATATTCTCGAACCCTAATGAAGCAATTTTGGCGTACCAAGTAGGGAAGACTTCGCTACATGCATTAGTAGCAATACCGGCGAAAACTTTAGGAAAAACTAGTTTCAATGAAAAACAACAAAACGCATTTCTTGTGACTACTGTTGGTAAGATTATTTTTGATGAGATATTCCCTCCAGAATACCCGTTTATTATGGAGCCAACGGCGAGTAACATGACCGATCGTATTGATGATCGTTTCTTTATCTTTGAAAAGGGAACGAACATTAAAGAGTTCATTGAAAAACTAGACGAAGTACCAGCATTGACGAAGGGAAATCTAGGGAAAATTATCGGTGAATGTTTTGATCGATACAAAACAACTAGAACTGCCCAAATCCTTGATAAACTTAAGGCTCTTGCGTTCCAATATGCTACAAAAGCAGGGATCACGATTGCCGTTTCTGATATCATTGTTCCAGATGAGAAGCATACAATTCTAGCAGCAGCAGAAGAAAAAGTAGAAACAGTAGTTAAGCAATTTAAACGTGGTCTAATTACAGACAACGAAAGATACGACCGTATTATCTCCATTTGGAGTGCAGCTAAGGATGAGCTTACAAAGGCACTTATGTCAACCCTTGACCGCAACAACTCCATTTATATGATGGCTAACTCTGGTGCCCGTGGTAACGTATCGCAGATCACTCAGTTAGCAGGTATGCGTGGACTTATGGCAAATCCTTCAGGACGTATCATTGAATTACCAATCAAATCAAACTTCCGTGAAGGATTAACAGTACTTGAGTACTTTATCTCGACACACGGTGCGCGTAAAGGTTTGGCCGATACAGCCTTAAGAACAGCTGACTCAGGATACTTAACACGTCGTCTTGTTGACGTAGCACAGGATGTAATTGTTCGTGAGAACGACTGTGGTACAGAACGCTACCTCGAAGTTGAAGAAATGCGTGATGGAAGTGAAATTATTCAAGATTTACATGATCGTATGGTAGGTCGTGTAACCTTTGGAGAAGTCGTTCATCCAGAAACAAATGAAGTGATTGTAGCAGATGCTGAGATGATTGATGATGCGAAAGCAAGTCGAATTCTAGCGGCTGGAATCAAGAAAGTCAAAATTCGTTCCATCATTACTTGCAAAACAAGTCATGGTGTATGCATAAAATGCTACGGAAGAAACCTTGCAACAGGTCACAATGTAGAAATCGGTGAAGCGGTAGGAATTATTGCTGCTCAATCGATTGGGGAACCAGGTACACAGTTAACAATGCGTACGTTCCATACAGGTGGAGTAGCAGGGGACGACATCACACAAGGTTTACCGAGAATTCAGGAGCTATTTGAAGCGCGTAACCCGAAAGGGCAAGCAGTAGTATCGGAAATCGAAGGTAAGGTCGTTGAAATTCGCGATATTAAAGGCAAGCGTGAAGTTGAAATCCAGAATGACCGCGAGAATAAGGTATACCAAATTCCGTATAACTCTCGTATAAAAGTATATAAAGATATGGAAGTTATCCCTGGTCAGGAATTGACGGAAGGATCTATTGATCCAAAAGAACTTTTAGCTGTACGAGGTATTCGCGGAGTTCAGAATTACCTGATTCGTGAAGTACAACGAGTATATCGTTTACAGGGTGTTGATATTGCCGATAAGCACATTGAAGTTATGGTTCGCCAAATGCTAAGAAAAGTTAAAGTTCTAGAAGCTGGAGATACATCATTGCTACCTGGAACATATATCGATATTAGCGATTTTGAAGAAGCTAACAAAGTTGCGTTCCGTGCAGGAAAAGATCCTGCGGTCGCAAGACCAGTGCTATTTGGTATTACCAAAGCATCGTTGGAAACAGATTCCTTCTTATCAGCAGCGTCCTTCCAGGAAACGACTAGAGTTCTTACGGATGCAGCAATCAAAGGTAAGATTGACCGCTTAATCGGACTAAAAGAAAATGTTATCATCGGTAAATTGATTCCTGCCGGAACTGGCATGGCGAGATACCGGAATACAAACATAGAGGTAAGCACACCAGAGGAACCAATAGAGAACGGTGCAACCGTTGTAGCTGAGTAA
- a CDS encoding 50S ribosomal protein L7ae-like protein yields MPYLKLKDANHITIGSKQTLKAIETGVALEVLIAKDADLKVTVKIAEKCKEKNVPVIYVDSMKKLGKACGIEVGAATVAITKA; encoded by the coding sequence TTGCCATACCTTAAATTAAAAGATGCTAATCATATAACCATTGGCTCGAAGCAAACACTGAAAGCCATTGAAACAGGAGTGGCACTGGAAGTTCTGATCGCTAAAGATGCAGATCTGAAGGTGACAGTAAAAATTGCAGAAAAATGCAAGGAAAAGAATGTGCCTGTTATATATGTCGATTCTATGAAGAAGCTTGGAAAAGCCTGCGGAATTGAAGTAGGAGCTGCAACAGTAGCAATTACAAAAGCATAA
- the rpsL gene encoding 30S ribosomal protein S12 → MPTINQLVRKGRQDKIEKSTAPALQKGYNSFKKTQTNQSSPQKRGVCTRVGTMTPKKPNSALRKYARVRLTNGIEVTAYIPGIGHNLQEHSVVLVRGGRVKDLPGVRYHIVRGALDTSGVQNRLQARSKYGAKRPKKKS, encoded by the coding sequence GTGCCAACAATTAACCAATTAGTACGTAAAGGACGTCAAGATAAAATTGAGAAGTCTACTGCTCCTGCTCTTCAAAAGGGATACAATAGCTTCAAAAAGACTCAAACGAACCAAAGCTCACCTCAAAAGCGTGGGGTTTGCACTCGTGTTGGAACAATGACACCTAAGAAGCCTAACTCAGCGCTTCGTAAGTACGCTCGTGTACGTTTAACTAACGGTATTGAGGTTACAGCTTATATTCCTGGAATCGGACACAATCTACAAGAACACTCAGTAGTTCTTGTTCGTGGTGGTCGTGTGAAAGACTTACCAGGGGTGCGTTACCATATTGTACGTGGTGCGCTAGATACTTCTGGCGTTCAGAACAGACTACAAGCTCGTTCTAAGTACGGAGCAAAAAGACCTAAGAAAAAATCATAA
- the rpsG gene encoding 30S ribosomal protein S7, translating to MPRKGPVTRRDVLPDPVYNSKLVTRLINKLMIDGKRGVSQRLLYNAFEIIREKTGQNPTEVFDQALKNIMPVLEVKARRVGGANYQVPVEVKPERRITLGLRWLVNYSRLRNEKTMEERLANEISDAANNAGASVKKREETHKMAEANKAFAHYRW from the coding sequence ATGCCAAGAAAAGGACCAGTAACTCGTAGAGATGTATTGCCTGATCCAGTTTACAATAGCAAGCTTGTTACACGTTTGATTAACAAGTTGATGATTGATGGAAAGCGTGGAGTATCTCAACGTTTACTATATAACGCATTTGAAATCATTCGTGAGAAAACAGGGCAAAACCCTACTGAAGTTTTCGATCAAGCGCTTAAGAACATTATGCCAGTTCTTGAAGTTAAAGCTCGCCGTGTAGGTGGAGCGAACTACCAAGTTCCAGTAGAAGTTAAGCCTGAAAGAAGAATCACTTTAGGACTTCGTTGGTTAGTAAACTACTCTCGTCTTCGCAATGAGAAGACAATGGAAGAGCGTTTAGCGAATGAAATTTCAGACGCAGCTAACAATGCAGGTGCTAGTGTGAAGAAACGTGAAGAAACACATAAGATGGCAGAAGCAAATAAAGCATTTGCTCACTATCGTTGGTAG
- the fusA gene encoding elongation factor G has product MARQFSLERTRNIGIMAHIDAGKTTTTERILFYTGRLHKIGEVHDGAATMDWMEQEQERGITITSAATTAQWKEHRINIIDTPGHVDFTVEVERSLRVLDGAVGVFCAKGGVEPQSETVWRQADKYHVPRIGYVNKMDIMGADFYRAVSMMRDRLKANAVPVQLPIGAEDTFQGIIDLIEMKAYIYLDDLGTQSEAREIPADLKDKADEYRGILLDAVAELDEELMMKYLEGEELTNEEIKVALRKGTCNVQITPVFCGSSYKNKGVQFLLDGVIAYMPAPTDVPDIKGTLEDEVEAVRKSSDSEPFAALAFKIMTDPFVGRLTFFRVYSGTIESGSYVLNSTKNKRERLGRILQMHANHREEIKTVYSGDIAAAVGLKDTTTGDTLCDEKNPIVLESMVFPDPVIDVAIEPKSKADHDKMSIALNKLAEEDPTFRTHTDEETGQTIISGMGELHLEIIVDRMMREFKVQADVGKPQVAYRETFRSSAKVEGKFVRQSGGRGQFGHVWVEFEPQEQGKGYEFINKVVGGAIPKEYIPAVDAGIKESLQNGVLAGYPLVDVKATLVDGSYHDVDSSEMAFKIAGSMALKAAKVKCDPVLLEPIMKVEVTVPEDYMGDIMGDVNSRRGRVDGMETRSGASVVRAFVPLSEMFGYSTTLRSKTQGRGVYSMEFAHYEQVPKNIAEEIIKKTQG; this is encoded by the coding sequence GTGGCCAGACAATTCTCGCTTGAAAGAACTCGTAACATCGGAATTATGGCTCACATCGACGCTGGTAAGACGACAACAACTGAGAGAATTCTGTTCTACACAGGTCGTCTTCACAAAATCGGTGAAGTTCATGATGGTGCCGCTACAATGGACTGGATGGAACAAGAGCAAGAGCGTGGTATCACAATAACTTCTGCTGCAACTACTGCACAATGGAAAGAGCATCGCATCAATATCATTGACACACCTGGACACGTAGACTTCACAGTTGAAGTTGAACGTTCATTGCGTGTTCTTGATGGAGCTGTAGGTGTATTCTGTGCTAAGGGTGGGGTTGAACCTCAGTCTGAAACAGTTTGGAGACAAGCAGATAAGTACCACGTTCCTCGTATTGGCTATGTTAACAAGATGGATATCATGGGTGCTGACTTCTATAGAGCAGTATCAATGATGCGCGATCGTTTAAAAGCTAATGCAGTTCCTGTTCAATTACCAATTGGAGCCGAGGATACATTCCAAGGAATCATAGATTTGATTGAAATGAAAGCTTACATCTATCTTGATGACTTAGGCACTCAAAGTGAAGCTCGTGAAATCCCTGCCGATCTTAAGGATAAAGCAGATGAATATCGTGGGATTCTTTTAGATGCTGTCGCAGAGTTAGATGAAGAGCTTATGATGAAATACCTTGAAGGTGAAGAGCTTACGAATGAAGAAATTAAAGTAGCCCTTCGCAAAGGAACATGTAATGTTCAAATCACTCCTGTTTTCTGCGGATCTTCTTATAAGAATAAAGGTGTACAATTCTTACTTGATGGTGTTATTGCTTACATGCCTGCACCAACAGATGTACCAGACATTAAAGGTACATTAGAAGATGAAGTAGAAGCAGTTCGCAAATCTAGTGACTCTGAACCTTTCGCAGCATTAGCATTTAAGATTATGACTGACCCATTCGTTGGTAGATTAACATTCTTCCGCGTTTACTCAGGAACTATCGAAAGCGGTTCTTACGTATTGAACTCTACTAAGAACAAGCGCGAGCGTTTAGGTCGTATTCTGCAAATGCACGCAAACCACCGTGAAGAAATCAAAACGGTTTACTCTGGTGACATTGCTGCAGCAGTAGGATTGAAAGATACAACAACTGGTGACACACTATGTGACGAAAAGAACCCAATTGTTCTTGAGTCAATGGTATTCCCTGATCCAGTAATCGACGTAGCAATCGAGCCAAAATCAAAAGCTGACCACGATAAGATGTCAATCGCTCTTAACAAGCTGGCAGAAGAAGATCCAACGTTCAGAACGCATACGGACGAAGAAACAGGTCAAACAATTATCTCTGGTATGGGTGAGCTTCACCTTGAGATTATCGTTGACCGTATGATGAGAGAATTCAAAGTACAAGCTGATGTAGGTAAGCCACAGGTAGCTTACAGAGAAACTTTCCGCTCTAGCGCGAAGGTTGAAGGTAAGTTCGTTCGACAATCAGGTGGACGTGGACAATTCGGTCACGTTTGGGTTGAGTTCGAGCCACAAGAGCAAGGTAAGGGATATGAGTTTATTAACAAGGTAGTGGGTGGAGCAATTCCTAAGGAATACATCCCTGCAGTTGATGCTGGTATCAAAGAATCTCTACAAAACGGTGTACTAGCGGGTTACCCACTAGTAGACGTAAAAGCAACACTCGTAGATGGATCTTACCATGATGTTGACTCATCAGAAATGGCATTCAAAATTGCTGGTTCGATGGCGTTAAAAGCAGCGAAGGTTAAGTGCGACCCTGTTCTTTTAGAGCCAATCATGAAGGTTGAAGTAACGGTTCCTGAGGACTACATGGGAGATATCATGGGTGACGTAAACTCACGTCGTGGCCGTGTAGATGGAATGGAGACTCGTTCAGGTGCATCTGTTGTAAGAGCATTTGTACCACTTTCTGAAATGTTCGGTTACTCTACAACTTTACGTTCAAAAACACAAGGTCGTGGAGTATACTCTATGGAATTCGCTCATTATGAGCAAGTACCTAAGAACATTGCTGAAGAGATCATTAAGAAGACACAAGGCTAA
- the tuf gene encoding elongation factor Tu, with product MAKAKFERNKPHCNVGTIGHVDHGKTTLTAAITTVLATRGFAKAMDYGSIDAAPEERERGITISTAHVEYETENRHYAHVDCPGHADYVKNMITGAAQMDGAILVVSAADGPMPQTREHILLSRQVGVPHIVVFLNKCDMVDDEELLELVEMEVRDLLSEYEFPGDDIPIVKGSALKALEDPTGEWAAKIDELMAAVDSYIPQPERQKDKPFLMPVEDVFSITGRGTVATGRVERGQLKTTDEVAVVGLKEETKKYVCTGIEMFRKILDYAEAGDNIGALLRGVDRKDIERGQVLCKPGSITPHTQFVGEIYVLSKEEGGRHTPFFANYRPQFYFRTTDVTGIITLPEGSEMVMPGDNVNLTVDLIAPIAIEEGTRFAIREGGRTVGAGVVTKILK from the coding sequence ATGGCAAAAGCTAAATTTGAAAGAAATAAGCCACATTGCAACGTTGGTACAATCGGACACGTTGACCATGGTAAAACTACTTTAACAGCTGCTATTACAACAGTATTAGCAACTCGCGGTTTCGCAAAAGCTATGGACTACGGTTCAATCGACGCTGCTCCAGAAGAGCGCGAGCGCGGTATCACAATTTCTACTGCACACGTTGAGTATGAAACTGAAAATCGTCACTATGCACACGTTGACTGCCCAGGCCATGCTGACTATGTTAAAAACATGATCACTGGAGCTGCTCAAATGGACGGAGCGATCTTAGTAGTATCTGCTGCTGATGGTCCAATGCCACAAACTCGTGAGCACATCCTTCTTTCTCGCCAAGTAGGCGTACCTCACATCGTTGTATTCTTAAACAAGTGCGACATGGTTGATGATGAAGAACTACTTGAGTTAGTAGAAATGGAAGTACGTGACCTATTATCTGAGTATGAATTCCCTGGAGACGATATTCCAATCGTTAAGGGTTCTGCTTTAAAAGCATTAGAAGATCCAACTGGTGAGTGGGCTGCTAAAATCGACGAGCTAATGGCTGCTGTTGATAGCTACATTCCACAACCAGAGCGTCAAAAAGACAAGCCTTTCTTAATGCCTGTTGAGGACGTGTTCTCAATCACTGGTCGTGGTACAGTTGCTACTGGTCGTGTTGAGCGTGGACAGCTTAAGACAACTGACGAAGTTGCAGTTGTAGGACTTAAGGAAGAAACTAAGAAGTATGTTTGCACAGGAATCGAAATGTTCCGTAAGATTCTTGATTATGCAGAAGCTGGTGACAACATCGGTGCATTACTTCGTGGTGTTGACCGTAAAGATATCGAGCGTGGTCAAGTATTATGTAAGCCAGGTTCAATCACTCCACACACTCAATTCGTTGGAGAAATCTACGTATTAAGTAAAGAAGAAGGTGGACGTCATACTCCATTCTTCGCTAACTACCGTCCTCAGTTCTACTTCCGTACAACTGATGTAACTGGTATCATCACATTACCAGAAGGTTCTGAAATGGTAATGCCTGGTGACAACGTAAACCTAACAGTAGACCTAATTGCACCAATCGCTATCGAAGAAGGAACTCGTTTCGCGATTCGTGAAGGTGGACGTACAGTTGGAGCAGGCGTTGTAACTAAAATCCTTAAGTAA
- the rpsJ gene encoding 30S ribosomal protein S10 translates to MAKQKIRIRLKAYDHQVLDQSAEKIVRTAKESGATVSGPIPLPTEKAIYTILRAVHKYKDSREQFEMRTHKRLIDIINPTPQTVDSLMRLDLPSGVDIEIKL, encoded by the coding sequence ATGGCAAAGCAAAAAATTCGTATTCGTTTAAAGGCTTATGATCATCAAGTTCTTGATCAATCAGCAGAGAAGATTGTAAGAACAGCTAAGGAATCAGGTGCAACGGTATCGGGGCCAATTCCATTACCGACAGAAAAGGCTATCTACACAATCCTTAGAGCGGTTCATAAGTACAAAGATTCTCGTGAGCAGTTCGAAATGAGAACTCACAAGCGTTTGATTGATATCATCAATCCAACACCACAAACAGTGGATTCGTTAATGAGACTTGACTTACCGTCAGGCGTTGACATTGAAATTAAGCTGTAA
- the rplC gene encoding 50S ribosomal protein L3, translated as MTKGILGKKLGMTQVFGENGQVFPVTVIEAGPCVVLQKKTIETDGYEAIQIGFGDQKEHRTNKPNLGHFKKAGSTPKRFVKEVRGVNLSEYEVGKAVTVEIFEAGEMVDVTGTSKGKGFQGSIKRHNFSRGPMAHGSRYHRGPGSLGSIDPMRVFKGRPLPGRMGGEKVTVQNLQIVKIDTERNLLLIKGAIPGPKKSEVIIKQALKSSK; from the coding sequence ATGACAAAAGGAATCTTAGGCAAAAAACTTGGTATGACTCAAGTTTTCGGCGAAAACGGTCAAGTGTTTCCTGTGACTGTAATCGAAGCTGGACCTTGCGTAGTATTACAAAAGAAGACAATTGAGACTGATGGTTACGAAGCAATCCAAATAGGTTTTGGTGATCAAAAAGAACACCGCACAAACAAGCCTAATCTTGGACACTTCAAAAAAGCAGGATCCACTCCTAAGCGCTTCGTGAAAGAAGTAAGAGGAGTTAATCTAAGCGAGTATGAAGTAGGTAAAGCGGTTACAGTTGAAATCTTTGAAGCTGGTGAAATGGTTGATGTAACTGGTACATCAAAGGGTAAAGGTTTCCAAGGATCAATTAAACGCCATAACTTCTCTCGTGGACCAATGGCACACGGATCTCGTTATCACCGTGGACCGGGATCATTAGGATCGATTGACCCTATGCGCGTTTTCAAAGGTAGACCACTACCTGGCCGTATGGGTGGCGAAAAAGTTACTGTACAAAACCTTCAAATCGTGAAGATTGATACAGAGCGCAACTTACTTCTAATTAAAGGTGCGATTCCAGGCCCTAAAAAGTCAGAAGTTATAATCAAACAAGCGCTGAAAAGCTCGAAATAA
- the rplD gene encoding 50S ribosomal protein L4: protein MPKVALYNVNGDQVGEIELSESVFGIEPNKSVIFDAVVMQQATLRRGTHAVKNRSAVRGGGRKPWKQKGTGRARQGTIRAPQWKGGGVVFGPTPRSYAYKLPKKVRRLALKSALSLKVLNDEIMVLDQLHFDAPKTKEMIKVLSNLKVTDKTLVVGVDEDINLYLSARNIPGVKFVQATGINVLDLVGHDKLIITKDAVSKVEEVFA from the coding sequence ATGCCTAAAGTAGCATTATACAACGTAAATGGAGATCAAGTGGGCGAAATCGAGCTAAGTGAAAGCGTATTTGGTATAGAGCCAAATAAAAGCGTAATCTTTGATGCAGTAGTTATGCAACAAGCAACGTTACGTCGTGGAACACATGCCGTTAAAAATCGTTCAGCAGTAAGAGGTGGAGGCCGTAAACCTTGGAAACAAAAAGGTACAGGTCGCGCTCGTCAAGGTACAATTCGTGCGCCACAATGGAAGGGCGGCGGAGTAGTATTTGGACCAACTCCTCGTAGTTATGCATATAAGTTACCGAAGAAAGTTCGTAGATTAGCGTTAAAATCAGCTCTTTCTTTAAAAGTATTAAATGATGAAATTATGGTATTAGATCAATTACACTTTGATGCACCTAAAACAAAAGAAATGATTAAGGTGTTAAGCAACTTAAAAGTAACGGATAAGACTCTTGTAGTTGGTGTAGATGAAGATATTAACCTATATCTATCAGCTCGCAACATCCCTGGAGTGAAATTTGTTCAAGCAACTGGCATTAACGTTCTAGATCTAGTTGGTCATGACAAGCTTATCATTACTAAAGACGCTGTTTCCAAAGTGGAGGAGGTGTTTGCGTAA
- the rplW gene encoding 50S ribosomal protein L23 has product MKNPRDIIKRPIVTEQSSALMEHNKYTFEVDKKANKTEIKQAIETIFGVKVLEVNTLNVKAKPKRYGRFSGYTSVWKKAVVTLSADSKAIEFFEGV; this is encoded by the coding sequence ATGAAAAATCCTCGTGATATCATTAAGAGACCAATCGTTACTGAACAGTCAAGTGCGTTAATGGAGCACAACAAGTACACATTCGAGGTTGACAAAAAGGCGAACAAAACAGAGATTAAGCAAGCAATCGAAACAATCTTTGGTGTGAAAGTCTTAGAAGTTAACACTTTAAATGTAAAAGCAAAACCAAAGCGCTATGGTAGATTCTCTGGATATACAAGCGTTTGGAAAAAGGCAGTAGTTACTTTATCAGCTGATTCTAAAGCAATCGAGTTTTTCGAGGGCGTATAA
- the rplB gene encoding 50S ribosomal protein L2, with protein MGIKKYKPTSPGRRNMTASDFAEITTDQPEKSLLAPLTKKGGRNNQGKLTVRHQGGGHKRKYRIIDFKRTKDGIPGKVATIEYDPNRTSNIALINYADGEKRYILAPKGLKVGDVIMSGPQADIKTGNALPLKNIPVGSVIHNIELKPGKGGQLVRSAGTSAQLLAKEGDYATVRLTSGEMRLIHSECRASIGQVGNVDHELINIGKAGRNRWLGKRPTVRGVVMNPVDHPHGGGEGKSPIGRKAPVTPWGKPTLGLKTRKKNKASTKHIIRRRKK; from the coding sequence ATGGGTATTAAAAAGTACAAACCGACATCACCTGGTCGTAGAAATATGACAGCGTCTGACTTTGCTGAAATTACTACAGACCAACCAGAAAAATCTCTTCTTGCTCCTTTAACGAAGAAGGGTGGACGTAACAACCAAGGTAAACTTACAGTTCGTCATCAAGGTGGTGGACATAAGCGTAAATACCGTATCATCGACTTTAAAAGAACGAAAGATGGTATACCAGGCAAGGTTGCTACAATCGAGTACGATCCAAACCGTACATCTAATATCGCTCTTATCAACTATGCCGATGGAGAAAAGAGATATATCTTAGCCCCTAAGGGATTAAAAGTTGGGGACGTTATTATGTCAGGACCACAGGCTGATATCAAAACAGGAAACGCACTACCATTAAAGAACATCCCTGTAGGTTCAGTCATTCATAATATCGAGCTTAAGCCAGGTAAAGGTGGACAATTAGTTCGTTCTGCAGGAACTTCAGCGCAATTACTTGCGAAAGAAGGAGACTATGCAACAGTTCGTCTAACTTCTGGGGAAATGCGTTTAATCCATTCAGAGTGCCGCGCTTCCATCGGTCAAGTTGGAAACGTTGACCATGAGCTTATCAACATTGGTAAAGCTGGTCGTAATCGTTGGTTAGGAAAGAGACCTACTGTTCGTGGGGTAGTAATGAACCCTGTAGATCACCCGCACGGTGGTGGTGAAGGTAAATCACCAATCGGACGTAAGGCTCCAGTTACTCCTTGGGGTAAGCCGACACTTGGACTTAAAACAAGAAAGAAAAATAAAGCATCAACGAAGCACATCATTCGTAGACGCAAAAAATAA